A single window of Callithrix jacchus isolate 240 chromosome 6, calJac240_pri, whole genome shotgun sequence DNA harbors:
- the LOC144582954 gene encoding uncharacterized protein LOC144582954 isoform X1, which translates to MGPRRESRHELVPLPPSQYGGLSPWLDTCPPSVPPDSYPGGRLALGLSPGQRSSSRCPALGALKPRPFLVPRSPALSCVSSSTQVGPPDIDRHRSLFGGSERTGYPASVTGQCSAWISSLGPTEDERP; encoded by the exons ATGGGTCCACGGAGAGAGAGCAGGCATGAGCTGGTCCCCCTACCTCCTTCCCAGTATGGAGGCCTGAGCCCTTGGTTGGACACATGTCCTCCTTCTGTCCCCCCAGATAGTTACCCTGGAGGAAGACTTGCCTTGGGGCTGTCCCCAGGTCAGCGGTCATCATCCAGGTGCCCAGCCCTTGGTGCACTGAAGCCCAGGCCATTCCTGGTGCCCAGGTCTCCCGCACTGAGCTGTG TGAGCTCTTCCACCCAGGTGGGGCCCCCTGACATTGACCGGCATAG GTCATTATTCGGTGGCTCAGAGCGCACAGGGTACCCTGCGTCCGTGACGGGCCAGTGTTCTGCATGGATCTCATCACTTGGGCCCACAGAAGACGAGCGTCCCTGA
- the LOC144582953 gene encoding uncharacterized protein LOC144582953 codes for MSPYICTVWNSRHFRREKMQDVRIFTDTLGKEELEPASDQLLSRVRRPRGPAADITRLPVPGRQFPVPGRQFPVRACRGRLGGRPSGPGTGSATASALFCPVVLALINIDGEPGGRLALGPLSPGQCPTARCPAPSALKLGPS; via the exons ATGAGTCCATATATATGCACAGTGTGGAATTCCAGACACTTCAGACGTGAAAAGATGCAGGACGTTAGAATATTCACAGACACGCTGGGAAAGGAAGAGCTGGAGCCCGCATCAGACCAGCTCCTCAGCCGCGTGAGGCGACCGCGCGGACCTGCCGCAGACATCACGCGGCTTCCGGTCCCCGGGCGGCAGTTTCCGGTCCCCGGGCGGCAGTTTCCGGTGCGCGCCTGCAGGGGACGCCTGGGAGGGCGCCCGTCAGGCCCGGGGACAGGTTCTGCCACCGCCAG TGCACTCTTCTGCCCGGTGGTCCTGGCATTGATCAACATAG ACGGTGAGCCTGGAGGAAGACTTGCCTTGGGCCCGCTGTCCCCGGGCCAGTGTCCAACAGCCAGGTGCCCAGCCCCCAGTGCATTGAAGCTCGGCCCTTCCTGA